The proteins below are encoded in one region of Scyliorhinus torazame isolate Kashiwa2021f chromosome 16, sScyTor2.1, whole genome shotgun sequence:
- the LOC140393049 gene encoding interferon-induced protein with tetratricopeptide repeats 5-like has product MSNAQDDLLKVKLDWLQCHFTWAPQRENIDLDDMKQRLEDSIQTGVKYQARSYNHLAFINCLQGNCEEAIQNLKEAEKVLRENHEDEFNKRIIVTYGNYAWVYYHMGQLTEAQSYLDKLERVCKQFPEASRYTAMIPEVYGEKGWSLLSSAAQYYEDAKECFTKALEEDPDNIEWNVGYAIVLSRLERFSGTPENQGPSESVKQFRRVLELDPDNSVAMVQLALKLQFKYKKEEEGVQLVEVALQKSPDDPYVLRDAARYYRFQRDVEKAVELLKKGLEITPHSAFFHHQIGQCYRTKLNPLIKNPGSRDPHNPAFRQRKELIDQCKFHFQKAIEKRSLTSIKSHLDLAEIWAIDEEYRKANEIYKHLLTLDGIRPENKQAICLQAGLFELNHKNSESNAISHFLEGIKVNYDSIEQKKCRENLEMIAARRLRRNPRESKALGVFGFLHQLDGERCEAIKYFEKALKFDPDNEEYLSALCELRLSINDVPN; this is encoded by the coding sequence TAACGCACAGGATGATTTGTTGAAAGTGAAGCTTGATTGGCTTCAATGTCACTTCACGTGGGCTCCACAGAGAGAAAACATTGACCTGGATGACATGAAGCAAAGATTAGAAGATTCAATCCAAACTGGTGTGAAATATCAAGCCAGGTCTTACAACCATCTCGCCTTTATAAACTGTCTGCAAGGAAACTGTGAGGAGGCGATTCAAAACTTAAAGGAAGCTGAAAAGGTTCTGAGGGAGAATCATGAAGATGAATTTAATAAAAGAATCATTGTCACCTATGGAAACTATGCCTGGGTATATTATCACATGGGACAACTGACAGAGGCTCAGTCCTACCTCGACAAACTGGAGAGGGTCTGTAAACAATTTCCTGAAGCCTCTCGGTACACAGCAATGATACCTGAAGTATACGGGGAGAAGGGTTGGTCACTGCTGAGTTCTGCAGCTCAATATTATGAAGATGCAAAGGAATGTTTTACAAAGGCTCTGGAGGAAGATCCAGATAACATTGAATGGAATGTCGGGTATGCGATTGTTCTGTCTCGTCTGGAGCGGTTCTCTGGTACACCAGAGAATCAAGGGCCCAGTGAATCAGTGAAGCAATTTAGACGTGTGCTGGAGCTTGATCCTGATAACTCTGTAGCCATGGTGCAGTTAGCTCTAAAACTACAGTTCAAATATAAGAAAGAAGAGGAAGGAGTTCAATTAGTCGAAGTTGCGTTGCAGAAGTCCCCTGATGATCCATATGTGCTTCGTGACGCAGCAAGATATTACAGATTTCAAAGAGATGTGGAAAAAGCTGTGGAGCTGTTGAAGAAAGGATTGGAAATtaccccacactctgccttcttCCACCATCAAATAGGTCAGTGTTACAGAACCAAACTGAATCCACTGATTAAAAATCCAGGCAGCAGAGATCCTCACAATCCTGCTTTTCGGCAACGAAAAGAATTGATCGATCAATGCAAGTTTCATTTTCAAAAGGCAATAGAGAAGCGATCACTAACATCGATCAAGTCACACCTGGATTTGGCAGAAATCTGGGCAATAGATGAAGAATATCGCAAAGCAAATGAGATTTACAAACATCTCCTGACATTGGACGGTATACGTCCAGAGAATAAGCAGGCAATATGTTTACAGGCTGGGTTATTTGAACTAAATCACAAGAACTCAGAATCAAATGCCATCAGCCATTTTCTGGAAGGAATCAAAGTCAATTATGATTCAATAGAACAGAAAAAATGTCGCGAAAACTTGGAGATGATAGCAGCACGACGACTTCGCAGGAATCCTAGAGAAAGCAAAGCCCTTGGTGTTTTTGGATTCCTGCACCAGCTGGATGGTGAGAGATGTGAAGCTATTAAATACTTTGAAAAGGCCTTGAAGTTCGATCCTGACAATGAAGAATATCTAAGTGCTCTTTGTGAATTACGCCTTTCCATCAACGACGTTCCCAACTAA